The Flavobacterium marginilacus genome window below encodes:
- a CDS encoding RNA polymerase sigma factor → MAQNSNIDENKILLELSQGSELAFTNIYNQYKNIVYSTAFRITKSKVQSEEAVQDIFLKIWQNRKNLTEINNFENYIYIISRNHLFNSIKKIAREANMIAEINPNENSFIDTDNNIKDEQYNTILNQIVEQLPPQQQKVYKMAKWDGLSHQKIGEHLGISTETVKKHMAQALKFVRLKISPYMNIFMTIPLFFKI, encoded by the coding sequence ATGGCTCAAAATTCAAATATTGACGAGAATAAAATTCTTCTTGAATTATCTCAAGGAAGTGAACTTGCTTTTACAAATATTTACAATCAATACAAAAATATTGTGTACTCGACTGCTTTTAGAATCACAAAATCAAAAGTACAATCGGAAGAAGCTGTTCAGGATATCTTCTTGAAAATCTGGCAGAACCGCAAAAATTTAACCGAAATAAACAATTTCGAAAATTATATCTATATAATTTCTCGCAATCATTTATTTAATTCTATTAAAAAAATTGCCAGAGAAGCAAATATGATTGCTGAAATCAATCCAAACGAAAATAGTTTTATCGATACTGATAATAATATTAAAGACGAACAATACAATACGATCTTAAATCAGATTGTAGAACAGCTTCCTCCACAGCAGCAAAAAGTCTATAAAATGGCTAAATGGGACGGATTAAGTCATCAAAAAATTGGTGAACATTTGGGAATCTCAACAGAGACGGTAAAAAAACACATGGCTCAGGCTCTGAAATTTGTACGTCTTAAAATTTCTCCGTACATGAATATATTCATGACAATCCCTTTATTTTTCAAAATATAG
- a CDS encoding M28 family metallopeptidase — protein sequence MKKKLFILFSFYCIAVFSQAVKKPLVSSISVQDLKTDMYEMAGDHFNGREAGTLDELKVSVWLAEKAKQSGMSPAGDDGTFFQFFDLYRHQVTNYTKFRIGQKEFKLWSEVLIAETTASKVEAPLLYLGKISAEEIRKVDVKGKAVVLIASKDGISDDISLFERRYPGFVKQKYYEDLAYRGAAALIIIADELGEKSWTQVEPQMKRGIYGIEGYRDKIPVPSRMPAFWVHNDQIEFFKNTNDHLSAEVISETYKYPSVNVVGKVEGKDTVLKKEFVLFSGHQDHDGVRQKYGQDSIYNGADDNASTCVAMLAIARAFKKQPAKRSALFVFHGSEERGLLGSSWYASHPTVPEKDIIAVLNGDMIGRNDINQAALLGSTDPHQNSPDLVNAAKKANDEGPKFELDKLWDRPEHPEFFYFRSDHIPYAQKGIPAVFFTSVLHSQYHTPMDESENIDFAKLYKMTDWIYRTGWILSNNPERPKFLSAKKSK from the coding sequence ATGAAAAAGAAGTTATTTATATTATTTAGTTTCTATTGCATTGCAGTTTTTTCGCAGGCAGTAAAAAAACCTTTAGTTTCGTCAATTTCTGTACAAGATCTTAAAACAGATATGTACGAAATGGCTGGAGATCACTTCAATGGACGTGAAGCAGGTACCTTGGACGAATTAAAAGTGTCTGTGTGGCTTGCAGAAAAAGCAAAACAATCTGGAATGTCGCCTGCAGGAGACGATGGAACTTTTTTTCAGTTTTTCGATTTGTACAGACATCAGGTTACCAATTACACCAAGTTTAGAATTGGGCAAAAAGAATTTAAGTTATGGAGCGAAGTCTTGATTGCCGAAACAACAGCCAGCAAAGTTGAGGCTCCATTACTTTATTTAGGAAAAATTTCTGCAGAAGAAATTAGAAAAGTTGATGTAAAAGGAAAAGCGGTCGTTTTAATAGCTTCGAAAGATGGAATTTCGGATGATATTTCACTTTTCGAACGACGTTATCCAGGATTTGTTAAACAGAAATATTATGAAGATTTAGCGTATAGAGGAGCAGCCGCTTTAATTATTATTGCAGATGAATTGGGTGAAAAATCGTGGACGCAGGTTGAACCGCAAATGAAACGCGGCATTTACGGAATCGAAGGCTACCGCGATAAAATACCGGTACCTTCCAGAATGCCTGCTTTTTGGGTTCATAATGATCAGATAGAATTTTTTAAAAATACAAACGATCATTTATCAGCCGAAGTAATTTCAGAAACATATAAGTATCCTTCTGTAAATGTTGTTGGAAAAGTTGAAGGTAAAGATACTGTATTAAAAAAGGAGTTTGTTCTTTTCAGTGGACACCAAGATCATGACGGTGTGCGGCAAAAATACGGTCAAGACTCCATTTACAATGGAGCAGATGATAATGCAAGTACCTGTGTTGCTATGCTGGCTATTGCGCGGGCATTCAAAAAGCAGCCAGCCAAAAGATCTGCTTTATTTGTATTTCACGGTTCCGAAGAGCGCGGATTATTAGGTTCAAGCTGGTATGCATCACATCCTACAGTTCCTGAAAAAGATATTATTGCCGTATTGAATGGTGATATGATTGGAAGAAATGATATCAATCAGGCAGCACTTTTAGGCTCCACGGATCCTCATCAAAATTCTCCTGATTTGGTAAATGCTGCAAAAAAAGCAAATGATGAAGGACCTAAATTTGAACTCGATAAACTTTGGGACAGACCGGAACATCCTGAGTTTTTTTACTTTAGATCCGATCATATTCCTTATGCTCAAAAAGGAATACCAGCAGTTTTTTTTACCAGTGTACTTCATAGTCAATATCATACACCAATGGACGAATCTGAAAATATAGATTTTGCAAAACTGTATAAAATGACTGATTGGATTTACCGAACAGGATGGATTTTATCTAATAATCCCGAAAGGCCTAAATTTTTGTCAGCTAAAAAATCAAAATAG
- a CDS encoding IS3 family transposase — protein MSRKGNCWDNAVAESFFKSLKTELIYGNKLISKEQMKLEVFEYIEI, from the coding sequence ATGAGCCGAAAAGGAAATTGTTGGGATAATGCGGTAGCGGAGAGCTTCTTTAAATCCTTAAAAACTGAATTGATTTATGGAAACAAACTCATTTCTAAAGAACAAATGAAACTAGAAGTCTTTGAATATATTGAGATTTAG
- a CDS encoding SDR family NAD(P)-dependent oxidoreductase encodes MIQNNYQGALQNSINSGFNSKSTAKDVINGIDLTGKIAIVTGGHTGIGLETTKTLASAGAIVIVPARDTQKAKKNLQGIANVELESMDLMDPESIDAFAEKFLTSGRPLHLLINNAGIMWVPLRRDIRGCESQLVTNYLGQFQLTAKLWSALKNANGARVVNVSSLGHQMAPFNFDDPNFLQRKYETLQAYGQSKTASNLFSIELDNRGKEFNVRTYSLHPGSIGGTELAREASIEMFQKMGFLDADGNILPEIAANLKTIPQGAATTVWCATSPKLENIGGVYCEDADIAPLVNNESIGISGVELYSLDKLNAKKLWNLSEEMTGVVFQI; translated from the coding sequence ATGATACAGAACAATTATCAAGGAGCATTACAAAATTCAATTAATTCAGGATTTAACTCAAAATCAACAGCAAAAGATGTAATCAATGGAATTGACCTTACAGGCAAAATTGCGATCGTAACAGGTGGGCATACCGGAATCGGTTTAGAAACGACCAAAACACTTGCATCAGCTGGAGCAATTGTTATTGTACCAGCAAGAGATACTCAAAAGGCAAAGAAAAATCTGCAAGGTATAGCAAATGTAGAATTAGAATCAATGGATTTAATGGATCCTGAATCAATTGATGCCTTTGCTGAAAAGTTCCTTACATCAGGAAGACCACTTCATTTGCTTATTAACAATGCGGGTATTATGTGGGTACCATTGCGTAGAGATATTCGTGGCTGCGAATCACAATTAGTAACTAATTATCTTGGGCAGTTTCAGTTAACTGCAAAATTATGGTCTGCTCTAAAAAATGCCAATGGAGCAAGAGTGGTAAATGTATCTTCTCTCGGACACCAAATGGCACCATTTAACTTTGATGATCCTAACTTTCTTCAACGTAAATACGAAACCTTGCAGGCTTATGGGCAATCAAAAACTGCAAGTAATTTATTTTCAATTGAATTAGACAATCGTGGAAAAGAGTTTAATGTAAGAACCTATTCCTTGCATCCAGGCTCTATTGGAGGAACAGAACTAGCTAGAGAAGCATCAATAGAAATGTTTCAAAAAATGGGTTTCTTGGATGCGGATGGTAACATTCTACCTGAAATTGCAGCAAATCTAAAAACAATTCCTCAAGGTGCAGCCACTACTGTTTGGTGTGCTACAAGTCCAAAACTTGAAAATATTGGTGGTGTTTATTGTGAAGATGCTGACATTGCTCCATTAGTCAATAATGAAAGTATTGGGATATCAGGAGTAGAACTTTATTCGTTAGATAAATTGAATGCTAAAAAACTATGGAATTTGAGCGAAGAAATGACGGGTGTAGTGTTTCAAATTTAA
- a CDS encoding helix-turn-helix domain-containing protein → MEYQAKYITSNIKLSSYDDKLFKSDLMFDDHMLIWFISGETKIIQADTTYFFKTGDIFLIPRNQMATIINYPKNGQPHKTVVMHLSTERLKKFYEKIDVRNKSIPEQKIYSFDHHPLLESCMSSLIPYFELEGEFPENIASLKITEAISILREIDKNIDTVLANFDEPGKVDLINFMERNFMFNMSMEKFGYMTGRSLSTFNRDFKKHFNTTPQKWLTKKRLELAYYQLTDKKKKPTEVYLEVGFEDLSHFSFAFKNQYGRPPTQLYTNNNL, encoded by the coding sequence ATGGAATATCAGGCAAAATATATAACATCAAACATTAAGCTATCCAGTTATGACGATAAACTCTTCAAATCTGACTTGATGTTTGATGACCACATGCTGATTTGGTTTATTTCTGGTGAAACGAAAATAATACAGGCAGACACCACATACTTTTTCAAAACAGGCGATATTTTTTTGATTCCCAGAAATCAAATGGCTACAATAATTAATTATCCTAAAAACGGACAACCTCATAAAACAGTTGTTATGCACTTATCTACAGAACGATTAAAGAAGTTCTATGAAAAAATTGATGTTCGTAACAAAAGTATTCCTGAACAAAAAATATACAGTTTTGATCATCATCCTTTATTAGAAAGCTGTATGTCATCTTTGATCCCTTATTTTGAATTAGAAGGAGAATTTCCAGAAAACATAGCATCATTAAAAATTACAGAAGCCATTAGCATCTTGAGAGAAATTGACAAAAATATTGATACTGTATTAGCAAACTTTGATGAACCTGGTAAAGTCGACCTAATAAATTTTATGGAACGTAATTTTATGTTCAATATGTCAATGGAAAAATTTGGATATATGACTGGTCGAAGTTTATCCACATTCAATAGAGATTTTAAAAAGCATTTTAATACAACACCTCAAAAATGGTTGACTAAAAAAAGACTTGAGTTGGCTTACTATCAATTAACTGATAAAAAGAAAAAACCAACTGAAGTTTATCTGGAAGTTGGTTTTGAAGATTTATCTCATTTTTCATTTGCATTTAAAAATCAATATGGCAGGCCTCCAACACAACTGTATACTAATAATAACTTGTAA
- a CDS encoding sigma-54-dependent transcriptional regulator gives MKNVLIIDDEDKLRGLLSRIVTSEGFNVVEAADLKSGFKKLEQNDIDVVLCDVLLPDGNGVDFLQKIKAGFPLTEVILLTAYGKISDGVQAMKNGAFDYIVKGDDNDKIIPLLYRAIEKVQLQKKVKLLEKRISDKYSFDLIIGKSKGIEQVIDLAKKVAKTNSTILLTGETGTGKEVFAQAIHENSHSAGKSFVALNCSTFSKEILESELFGHKQGAFTGALKDKKGFIEEANGGTLFLDEIGEMPLELQAKLLRVLETNEYIQIGDTMPKKSNFRLIAATNRDLKLESEEHRFRSDLYYRLNIFEINIPPLRERTKDIPLLTYFFVDKFSNSINKKALKIDDDFLHKLETYHWPGNIRELKNVIERAVILSNSDVLTSDALPYELQHQSDKSNKTLSAFSMQSIEKLHIQKVLNYTKGNKAETARLLEIGVATLYRKLDEYNIQ, from the coding sequence TTGAAAAATGTATTAATAATTGATGATGAAGACAAGTTACGGGGTTTACTATCAAGAATTGTAACATCAGAAGGATTTAATGTAGTTGAAGCTGCTGATTTAAAATCAGGATTCAAGAAGTTAGAGCAGAATGATATTGATGTAGTGCTTTGCGATGTACTGCTTCCTGATGGTAATGGTGTAGATTTTCTTCAAAAAATCAAAGCTGGTTTTCCGCTTACAGAAGTGATTTTACTGACTGCTTATGGCAAAATTTCCGATGGAGTCCAGGCAATGAAAAATGGTGCTTTCGATTATATTGTAAAAGGTGACGATAACGATAAAATTATTCCTCTTTTATACCGGGCAATAGAAAAAGTTCAGCTTCAAAAAAAAGTAAAACTGTTAGAAAAAAGAATTTCGGATAAATATTCTTTTGATCTCATTATTGGCAAATCCAAAGGGATTGAGCAAGTTATTGATTTGGCTAAAAAAGTAGCAAAAACAAATTCAACTATACTTTTGACTGGCGAGACTGGAACAGGAAAAGAAGTTTTTGCACAAGCTATTCACGAAAATAGCCACTCTGCTGGAAAATCATTCGTAGCATTAAATTGCAGTACTTTTAGCAAAGAAATTTTAGAAAGTGAACTCTTCGGACACAAACAAGGAGCTTTTACTGGAGCTTTAAAAGACAAAAAAGGTTTTATTGAAGAAGCAAATGGCGGTACTCTTTTTTTGGACGAAATAGGAGAGATGCCGTTAGAATTACAAGCAAAACTGCTGCGGGTTTTGGAGACGAACGAATACATCCAAATTGGAGATACAATGCCTAAAAAATCCAATTTTCGACTAATAGCAGCTACTAATCGGGATTTAAAATTAGAAAGTGAAGAACATCGTTTTCGATCTGATTTGTATTATAGATTGAATATTTTCGAAATAAATATTCCGCCTTTAAGAGAACGAACAAAGGACATTCCATTATTAACTTATTTTTTCGTTGACAAATTCTCTAATTCGATCAATAAAAAAGCGTTAAAAATTGATGATGATTTTCTTCATAAATTAGAAACCTATCACTGGCCAGGGAATATTCGGGAGCTTAAAAATGTAATTGAAAGAGCGGTTATTTTAAGTAATTCGGATGTTTTAACTTCGGATGCACTGCCTTATGAACTACAGCATCAGTCAGATAAATCGAATAAAACACTTTCGGCATTTTCGATGCAAAGTATAGAAAAACTGCACATTCAAAAAGTTTTGAACTACACCAAAGGAAATAAAGCTGAAACCGCACGTTTACTTGAAATAGGCGTTGCAACACTCTACCGAAAATTAGACGAATACAATATTCAATAA
- a CDS encoding DUF7674 family protein, producing the protein MKNQVNTIYKQAERFAEITKKAIITGNINRAKKCLAVAEQLFKTGSNDTKIAITNVYLLSIATFMEMKHCRISNLFPKSLQDEYIRQIHIAKM; encoded by the coding sequence ATGAAAAATCAAGTTAATACTATTTACAAACAGGCAGAACGCTTTGCCGAAATCACAAAAAAGGCAATCATTACTGGGAATATTAATCGGGCAAAAAAATGTTTAGCTGTTGCTGAACAATTATTCAAAACAGGCAGCAATGATACCAAGATTGCCATTACTAATGTATATCTCTTATCAATAGCCACTTTTATGGAAATGAAACATTGCAGAATTTCCAATCTGTTTCCAAAATCATTACAGGATGAGTATATCAGACAAATCCATATTGCAAAAATGTAA
- the kdpF gene encoding K(+)-transporting ATPase subunit F, with the protein MTTLFIIALIVFGYLVYVLIKPEKF; encoded by the coding sequence ATGACCACACTATTTATTATCGCACTTATCGTTTTTGGCTATTTGGTTTATGTTTTAATCAAACCCGAAAAATTTTAA
- the kdpA gene encoding potassium-transporting ATPase subunit KdpA — MNTELFGVISIFIISIILAIPIGKYIAKVYLGDKTLFDPIFNPIEKLIFKISGINSTEEMNWKQHLKALLSVNMAWFFLCFFVLLFQGSMPLNPDNIPSMSPDLAFNTAISFVVNCNLQHYSGESGLSYLGQLMLMFLQFVSAATGMAAAAMVFIAMRERTTDKLGNFYNFFVKSCTRILLPLSAIVAVALLFSGTPMTFKGKDKIVTLQGDTVEVSRGPAAAFIGIKHIGTNGGGFFGVNSAHPLENPTYLTNAIELAAQLIIPFAMIFALGFYLKKRKFAYIIFGVMTLGFLLLVIPTVITELNGNPAIEKMGIAQTTGAMEGKEVRFGPAISGFWSIATTVISTGSVNSMHDSSMPMSGAMQLLAMMVNAFYGGCGVGWLNFYIFIILAVFISGLMVGRTPEFLGKKIEAREVKIAAFIAILHPLLILSGTALASYFAANDTAMGYWFSGNATGWLNNPGSHGFSEMLYEYTSSAANNGSGFEGLGDNNPFWNITTGIVLLLSRFIPIIGPIAIAGILANKKYIPESAGTLKTDTTIFGIMVFAVIAIIAALSFFPALALGPLAEYFSLK; from the coding sequence ATGAACACAGAATTATTTGGCGTCATCAGTATTTTTATCATTTCTATAATTTTGGCTATTCCAATAGGAAAATATATTGCCAAAGTTTATTTGGGAGATAAAACACTTTTTGACCCCATTTTCAATCCAATTGAAAAATTAATTTTTAAAATCAGTGGTATCAATTCCACCGAAGAAATGAACTGGAAACAACACCTGAAAGCACTTTTGAGTGTCAATATGGCTTGGTTCTTTCTTTGCTTTTTTGTCTTGTTGTTTCAAGGTTCAATGCCTTTAAATCCGGATAATATTCCGTCAATGTCACCCGATTTGGCTTTTAACACAGCCATTTCATTTGTAGTTAACTGCAATTTACAGCATTATTCTGGCGAAAGTGGACTTTCCTATTTAGGTCAGTTGATGTTGATGTTCCTGCAATTCGTTTCGGCCGCTACAGGGATGGCTGCGGCAGCCATGGTTTTTATAGCGATGCGAGAAAGAACCACCGATAAATTAGGTAATTTTTACAATTTTTTCGTAAAAAGCTGTACTCGTATTTTATTGCCCCTTTCTGCTATTGTAGCAGTCGCATTATTATTTAGCGGAACTCCAATGACGTTTAAAGGGAAAGATAAAATTGTCACTTTGCAGGGCGATACTGTCGAAGTTTCCCGTGGTCCAGCGGCGGCATTTATTGGAATTAAACATATTGGTACAAATGGAGGTGGTTTTTTTGGAGTCAATTCAGCTCATCCATTAGAAAATCCTACTTATTTGACCAATGCAATTGAATTGGCTGCACAATTAATTATTCCTTTTGCAATGATTTTTGCTTTAGGCTTTTATCTAAAGAAAAGAAAATTTGCCTACATTATTTTTGGAGTAATGACCCTAGGTTTTTTACTATTGGTCATTCCAACTGTTATAACCGAATTGAATGGAAATCCAGCTATCGAAAAAATGGGAATTGCTCAGACAACTGGTGCTATGGAAGGTAAGGAAGTTCGTTTTGGTCCAGCTATTTCGGGATTTTGGAGTATTGCTACAACAGTAATTTCGACAGGTTCGGTAAACAGTATGCATGATAGTTCAATGCCTATGTCAGGAGCGATGCAATTATTGGCTATGATGGTCAATGCATTTTACGGTGGCTGCGGTGTCGGATGGCTGAACTTTTACATTTTTATCATTTTGGCGGTATTCATCTCGGGTTTAATGGTAGGTCGAACACCTGAATTTTTAGGAAAGAAAATTGAAGCCCGTGAAGTCAAGATTGCCGCTTTTATTGCTATTCTTCATCCCTTATTGATATTATCTGGAACTGCTTTGGCTTCTTATTTTGCTGCTAATGATACAGCGATGGGCTATTGGTTCAGCGGCAATGCAACTGGCTGGCTGAATAATCCTGGCAGTCACGGATTCTCTGAAATGTTATATGAATACACATCAAGTGCGGCCAACAACGGATCTGGTTTTGAAGGCTTGGGTGACAACAATCCGTTTTGGAATATTACAACTGGAATTGTGCTGCTTTTGAGCCGATTCATACCAATCATTGGACCCATTGCAATTGCAGGCATATTAGCCAATAAAAAATATATTCCAGAAAGTGCAGGAACTTTAAAAACAGATACAACTATTTTCGGAATTATGGTTTTTGCTGTAATTGCAATAATAGCTGCACTATCTTTCTTTCCTGCTCTGGCTTTAGGTCCATTAGCAGAATATTTTTCATTAAAATAA